The Fictibacillus phosphorivorans genomic sequence CTATTAAAAAATCACTTCATTTTTCAATAAAATTTATCAAACCATTGACAATCCCACGTCACTTCTTGAAATGACTACGTGTTTAAGATATATTCGTAATGGTATGTTAAGAAATATTTAAGATTTAGGAAAATGGATGGAGGTTCACAATGACAAATCGCTATGCGGTCATTCTTGCTGCGGGTCAAGGAACAAGGATGAAATCCAAGTTATATAAAGTTTTGCATCCTGTTTGTGGGAAACCGATGGTTCAACATGTGGTTGATCAGATCAACTCTCTTCAAATGAAACAGTTGGTGGCTGTTGTCGGCCATGGTGCTGAAAAAGTTCAGGATCAATTGGGCTCAGACGTTCAGTACGTGCTTCAAGAAGAGCAGCTTGGTACAGCACATGCTGTAATGCAAGCTGAAAACGCCCTAGCAAATAAAGAAGGAATCACACTTGTTGTTTGTGGTGATACACCTCTTATTACATCGGAAACAATGGAAAAGCTCATTGCAGAACATGAGTCTCTTGGTGCAAAAGCTACGATTCTTACAGCTAAGGCTGAAGACCCAACTGGATATGGACGTATTATCCGTAACAGTGAAGGAACAGTTGAGCGCAATGTAGAGCACAAAGATGCATCTGAAGAAGAGCGTAAAGTGACTGAGATCAATACAGGAACTTACTGCTTTGATAATAAGGCGTTGTTTGATGCGCTTAAACAAGTTAATAACGAAAACGTACAAGGCGAATATTATTTGCCTGATGTTATAGAGATCTTAAAAAATGCAGGCGAAGTAGTAGCTGCTTATCAAACACCTGATTTCAATGAAACATTAGGTGTAAATGACCGAGTAGCCTTATCGCAAGCTGAACGTTATATGAAGAAACGAATCAATGAACGCCATATGAGAAACGGTGTTACGTTGATCGATCCTGATCAAACCTATATTTCAGATGACGCAGAAATCGGTAGCGATACGGTCATCTATCCTGGGACTGTCATCTTAGGACAAACGAAAATAGGGGAAGAGAACATTATCGGACCTCAATCTGAGATCAAAGATAGTGTTATTGGAAATGGAAACACGATTCGTCAATCTGTTATTCACGACAGTGAAGTTGGAGATCTGACGGCAATCGGTCCATTTGCTCACATCCGTCCGAAGTCCGTTCTTGAGAACAAAGTAAAGATCGGTAACTTTGTAGAAATTAAAAAATCTGTGATGAGCTCAGGAAGTAAAGCGTCTCATCTTAGCTATATTGGTGATGCTGAGATCGGAAAAGACGTAAACCTTGGCTGTGGGTCTATCACAGTGAACTACGATGGTAAGAACAAGTTTTTAACAAAGGTAGAAGATGGCGCGTTTATTGGATGTAACTCTAACTTAGTTGCTCCGGTAACCGTTGGCAAGAATGCCTATGTTGCAGCTGGTTCAACAATAACAGATGACGTACCTGCTGAGTCATTATCCATCGCGAGATCACGACAAACTGTTAAAGAAAACTACGTTCAAAAGTTAAACGAAAAACAAAACCAAAACCAATAATTTTAAGAGTGGGGAAGGATGGAGCCATCAATGAGTACGTATGTAGATCCTACATTGAAAGTTTTCACGTTAAATTCTAACAAGGAATTATCAAAGGAGATTGCTCAGCACATTGGAATTGAGCTTGGAGAAAGT encodes the following:
- the glmU gene encoding bifunctional UDP-N-acetylglucosamine diphosphorylase/glucosamine-1-phosphate N-acetyltransferase GlmU — translated: MTNRYAVILAAGQGTRMKSKLYKVLHPVCGKPMVQHVVDQINSLQMKQLVAVVGHGAEKVQDQLGSDVQYVLQEEQLGTAHAVMQAENALANKEGITLVVCGDTPLITSETMEKLIAEHESLGAKATILTAKAEDPTGYGRIIRNSEGTVERNVEHKDASEEERKVTEINTGTYCFDNKALFDALKQVNNENVQGEYYLPDVIEILKNAGEVVAAYQTPDFNETLGVNDRVALSQAERYMKKRINERHMRNGVTLIDPDQTYISDDAEIGSDTVIYPGTVILGQTKIGEENIIGPQSEIKDSVIGNGNTIRQSVIHDSEVGDLTAIGPFAHIRPKSVLENKVKIGNFVEIKKSVMSSGSKASHLSYIGDAEIGKDVNLGCGSITVNYDGKNKFLTKVEDGAFIGCNSNLVAPVTVGKNAYVAAGSTITDDVPAESLSIARSRQTVKENYVQKLNEKQNQNQ